From a region of the Penaeus vannamei isolate JL-2024 chromosome 32, ASM4276789v1, whole genome shotgun sequence genome:
- the LOC138867850 gene encoding proteoglycan 4-like, whose protein sequence is MDNRPDIVICGELQNVKAFKREVYVILKREPAKSPKEPKRQTAKEPAKSPKEPKRQTAKEPAKSPKEPKRQTAKEPAKSPNEPKRQTAKEPKRQTAKEPAKSPNEPKRQTAKEPKRQTAKEPKRQTAKEPAKSPNEPKRQTAKEPKRQTAKEPAKSANFQGPSSA, encoded by the exons ATGGACAACAGACCCGACATTGTAATCTGCGGCGAACTGCAGAATGTCAAGGCCTTTAAACGAGAGGTCTACGTCATCCTGAAAAGG GAACCGGCCAAGTcgcccaaggaacctaaaaggcagacggccaaggaaccggccaagtcgcccaaggaacctaaaaggcagacggccaaggaaccggccaagtcgcccaaggaacctaaaaggcagacggccaaggaaccggCCAAGTCGCCCAatgaacctaaaaggcagacggccaaggaacctaaaaggcagacggccaaggaaccggCCAAGTCGCCCAATGAACCTAAAAGGCaaacggccaaggaacctaaaaggcagacggccaaggaacctaaaaggcagacggccaaggaaccggCCAAGTCGCCCAatgaacctaaaaggcagacggccaaggaacctaaaaggcagacggccaaggaaccggCCAAGTCGGCCAATTTCCAGGGGCCTTCCTCAGCGTGA